From Desulfuromonas soudanensis, the proteins below share one genomic window:
- the murG gene encoding undecaprenyldiphospho-muramoylpentapeptide beta-N-acetylglucosaminyltransferase, which yields MRMLLAGGGTGGHLFPAVALAQRLQEIEPDSEILFVGTARGIEARVLPDLGLPLKTIDIKGLVGRGWAGKAAMLPQMVKSVFQSLAILGEFRPEVVVGVGGYAAGPVLLAARIKGIPFLIHEQNAWPGLTNRMLARWAARICLSFADADRAFHFGRTILTGNPLRAGMEDCPPIPEGKETLLVFGGSRGARAINDALVAALPFLEEFKGTLEILHQTGSEDLERIRQGYREAGWDPESVVPFIQDMAGAYARAHLVVCRAGATTLAELTACGRPAIMIPYPEAAADHQTVNARALARRGAALLLPQQELTAERLGRLINDLLHDRALLLSMGGLARSLGRPGAADRILEQCRAIVGES from the coding sequence ATGAGGATGCTTTTGGCCGGCGGCGGAACCGGCGGACATCTCTTCCCGGCCGTGGCCCTGGCGCAGCGGCTGCAGGAGATCGAACCCGATTCGGAGATCCTCTTCGTCGGCACGGCGCGGGGGATCGAGGCCCGGGTCCTCCCCGATCTCGGGCTGCCGTTGAAAACCATCGACATCAAGGGGCTGGTCGGGCGCGGCTGGGCGGGGAAGGCGGCGATGCTCCCCCAGATGGTCAAGAGCGTCTTCCAGTCGCTAGCCATTCTCGGCGAGTTCCGCCCGGAGGTGGTGGTCGGGGTCGGCGGTTATGCCGCCGGGCCGGTCCTCCTGGCGGCACGGATCAAGGGGATCCCTTTTCTGATTCACGAGCAGAATGCCTGGCCCGGCCTCACCAACAGGATGCTGGCCCGCTGGGCCGCGCGGATCTGCCTCTCCTTTGCCGACGCCGACCGGGCCTTTCACTTTGGACGCACCATCCTCACCGGAAACCCCCTTCGCGCCGGCATGGAGGATTGCCCTCCGATCCCCGAAGGGAAGGAGACGCTGCTCGTCTTCGGCGGCAGCCGCGGCGCCCGGGCGATCAACGACGCCCTGGTTGCGGCCCTGCCGTTTCTCGAAGAATTCAAGGGGACGCTGGAGATTTTGCACCAGACGGGGAGCGAGGACCTGGAGAGGATTCGCCAGGGCTACCGGGAGGCCGGTTGGGATCCGGAGAGCGTCGTCCCCTTCATTCAGGACATGGCCGGGGCCTATGCCCGGGCCCACCTAGTGGTCTGCCGGGCCGGGGCGACGACCCTGGCCGAACTGACCGCCTGCGGGCGGCCGGCGATCATGATCCCCTACCCCGAGGCCGCCGCCGATCACCAGACCGTCAATGCCCGGGCCCTGGCGCGGCGCGGCGCCGCCCTCCTGCTGCCGCAGCAGGAACTCACCGCCGAGCGTCTCGGGCGCCTGATCAACGATCTGCTCCACGATCGGGCTCTCCTCCTCTCCATGGGGGGGCTGGCCCGCTCCCTCGGGCGGCCGGGGGCGGCGGACCGCATCCTCGAGCAGTGCCGGGCCATCGTCGGGGAGAGCTGA
- the murD gene encoding UDP-N-acetylmuramoyl-L-alanine--D-glutamate ligase, translated as MQRDWSGKRIVVVGAGKTGLALCAYFSDRGALVTLSDRRAAADIPGLSPLVSRGVVLDCGRHNAALFTAADAVVISPGVSLEVQALVAARKAGVPILGEIEVASYEIEAPLVAITGTNGKSTTTTVMGEVFKAWGRRTFVGGNLGTPLIEAVQESDWDYLVAELSSFQLEAIETFRPRYALLLNLSEDHLDRYPDMQSYVAAKMRVFENMTADDVAVLNAGDTLVMAAAAPLRLRQVLFSSAEVLAEGMGFDGDSIVWRMAGEEERFAVAELQLRGRHNVENVMAALIPPLLEGCPPHLAWEAACAFPGLDHRMVQVRVLDAVTWYNDSKGTNVGSVVKSLEGLASPVTLIAGGRDKGGDYGPLAAAVREKVAHLILIGEAAERMAADLGALTDTVRAPSLEEAVVLARDLTPPGGSVLLSPGCSSFDMFSSYAERGEVFVRAVRALPVRTTGE; from the coding sequence ATGCAACGGGACTGGTCGGGAAAAAGGATCGTGGTGGTGGGGGCCGGCAAGACCGGTCTGGCGCTCTGCGCCTACTTTTCCGACCGCGGCGCTCTCGTCACCCTCTCCGACCGGCGCGCCGCCGCCGACATTCCCGGCCTCTCACCCCTGGTCTCCCGGGGGGTGGTCCTCGACTGCGGGCGCCACAACGCGGCACTCTTCACCGCCGCCGACGCCGTCGTGATCAGCCCCGGAGTGTCTCTTGAGGTGCAGGCCCTGGTCGCGGCCCGAAAGGCCGGAGTTCCGATCCTCGGCGAGATCGAGGTCGCTTCTTACGAGATCGAGGCCCCCCTGGTGGCGATCACCGGGACCAATGGCAAATCGACCACCACCACAGTGATGGGGGAGGTCTTCAAAGCCTGGGGGCGTCGGACCTTCGTCGGCGGCAACCTCGGCACGCCGCTGATCGAGGCCGTGCAGGAATCCGATTGGGATTATCTGGTGGCCGAACTCTCCTCCTTCCAGCTTGAGGCGATTGAAACCTTCCGCCCCCGCTACGCGCTCCTTCTCAACCTCAGCGAGGACCATCTCGACCGCTATCCCGACATGCAGAGCTATGTCGCGGCCAAGATGAGGGTCTTCGAGAACATGACGGCCGACGACGTCGCCGTACTCAACGCCGGCGACACCCTTGTGATGGCGGCAGCGGCACCCCTCCGTTTACGCCAGGTCCTCTTCTCCTCCGCTGAGGTTCTCGCCGAGGGGATGGGGTTCGACGGCGATTCCATCGTCTGGCGCATGGCGGGAGAGGAAGAGCGCTTTGCCGTTGCCGAACTGCAGCTGCGCGGCCGGCACAACGTCGAGAACGTCATGGCGGCCCTGATCCCCCCCCTCCTCGAAGGTTGCCCGCCGCACCTTGCCTGGGAGGCCGCCTGCGCCTTTCCCGGGCTCGATCACCGGATGGTGCAGGTCCGGGTTCTCGACGCGGTGACCTGGTACAACGACTCCAAGGGGACCAACGTCGGCTCCGTCGTCAAGAGCCTCGAGGGGCTCGCCTCTCCGGTGACCCTCATCGCCGGCGGTCGCGACAAGGGGGGGGATTACGGTCCTCTGGCCGCTGCCGTGCGGGAAAAGGTCGCCCATCTCATTCTCATCGGCGAGGCCGCCGAGCGGATGGCGGCCGATCTCGGCGCCCTCACCGATACGGTCCGGGCCCCCTCCCTGGAGGAGGCGGTGGTGCTGGCCAGGGATCTGACCCCGCCGGGGGGCTCGGTCCTGTTGTCGCCGGGATGCTCGAGTTTTGACATGTTTTCCAGCTACGCCGAACGCGGCGAGGTCTTCGTCCGCGCCGTGCGCGCGCTGCCGGTGCGGACAACGGGGGAGTGA
- the murB gene encoding UDP-N-acetylmuramate dehydrogenase: MDSLFEKLNLVLKGRVLIDEPLMRHTTWRVGGPADFFLVPQSRRELSAVLAILGEAGVPWEVIGAGSNLLVRDGGIRGAVIHTGGLRRWSRRGDGRIRAEAGLPLTTLIRESAALGFSGLEMLAGIPGTVGGAVAMNAGAGGQEMAGVVEEMILAGPGAEEPWSAAECAFAYRSCTLPADRIVAEVSLRFTPDDPEALQEEIARRLIHRRAAQGVGGPNAGSVFKNPPGEQAWKLVERAGMRGASQGGVRVSEKHANFIVNDGRGRAGDILTLMEKIRQAVLAKTGIELESEVRILGEE; the protein is encoded by the coding sequence GTGGACTCGCTCTTTGAAAAACTGAACCTGGTCCTTAAAGGGAGGGTGCTGATCGACGAACCGCTCATGCGCCACACCACCTGGCGGGTCGGCGGTCCGGCCGACTTCTTCCTCGTCCCGCAGAGCCGCAGGGAGCTCTCGGCCGTCCTGGCCATCCTCGGCGAAGCCGGCGTTCCCTGGGAGGTGATCGGAGCCGGGAGCAACCTCCTGGTCCGCGACGGCGGAATCCGCGGGGCAGTGATCCATACCGGAGGACTGCGCCGCTGGAGTCGAAGGGGAGATGGGAGGATCCGGGCCGAGGCGGGATTGCCGCTGACGACCCTGATCCGGGAGAGCGCGGCCCTGGGATTTTCCGGACTCGAAATGCTGGCGGGGATTCCCGGGACCGTCGGCGGCGCCGTCGCCATGAACGCCGGGGCCGGAGGCCAGGAGATGGCCGGAGTGGTGGAAGAGATGATTCTTGCCGGCCCGGGCGCCGAGGAGCCCTGGAGCGCCGCCGAGTGTGCCTTCGCTTATCGCTCCTGTACCCTGCCGGCCGACCGGATCGTTGCCGAGGTGAGTTTGCGCTTTACTCCCGACGATCCTGAAGCGCTGCAGGAAGAGATCGCTCGGCGATTGATTCACCGCCGGGCGGCCCAGGGGGTCGGCGGACCCAACGCCGGTTCGGTCTTTAAAAACCCCCCCGGGGAGCAGGCCTGGAAACTCGTCGAACGGGCCGGAATGCGCGGTGCCAGCCAAGGCGGTGTCCGGGTCTCGGAAAAACATGCCAATTTCATCGTCAACGACGGCAGGGGGCGCGCCGGGGACATCCTGACCCTGATGGAGAAAATTCGCCAGGCGGTCCTGGCCAAGACCGGCATCGAACTGGAATCCGAGGTGCGGATCCTCGGCGAGGAGTAA
- the ftsW gene encoding putative lipid II flippase FtsW — protein sequence MEVRKGFDTTILLLAVVLTCFGVVMVYSSSSIMATRSHADGFYFLKRQGTFAVAGFLVMAMAMHFDYHHLRRIAVPFLLFCGALLVLVLLPGVGSHAGGADRWIRMPGFSVQPSELAKLGLVLYMAHSLAKKKEKIKTFKLGFIPYMAVLAFLLVLLLMQPDLGSAMTLGLVAMVMLLIAGTRLSYLCSVVILALPFLYFLVMNVDYRRRRILTYLNPWEDPMDAGFQIIQSWIAFGTGGFFGNGLGEGKQKLFFLPEAHTDFIFSVVGEELGFAGVLVVTAMFLMLVMRGIRTSLAAPDDFGRYLAFGVTLLIGLQAFVNVAVVMGLLPTKGLALPFLSYGGTSLLTTLLAVGILLNISRHGEGEVQ from the coding sequence ATGGAAGTGCGCAAGGGGTTCGATACCACGATTCTGCTCCTGGCGGTGGTTCTCACCTGCTTCGGCGTGGTCATGGTCTATTCCTCTTCCTCGATCATGGCGACCAGGAGCCACGCGGACGGTTTCTACTTTCTCAAGCGCCAGGGGACCTTCGCCGTTGCCGGGTTCCTGGTGATGGCCATGGCCATGCACTTCGATTATCACCACCTGCGCCGCATCGCCGTCCCCTTCCTCCTCTTCTGCGGGGCGCTGCTGGTCCTGGTGCTGCTGCCGGGCGTCGGCAGCCATGCCGGGGGGGCCGACCGCTGGATCCGCATGCCGGGATTTTCCGTTCAGCCCTCGGAGCTGGCCAAGCTCGGGCTGGTGCTCTACATGGCCCATTCCCTGGCCAAAAAAAAGGAGAAGATCAAAACCTTCAAGCTCGGCTTCATCCCCTACATGGCGGTTCTGGCCTTCCTGCTCGTATTGCTGCTGATGCAGCCCGACCTGGGGAGTGCCATGACCCTGGGGCTGGTGGCCATGGTCATGCTCCTGATTGCGGGAACGCGCCTCTCCTACCTCTGTTCGGTGGTGATCCTGGCGCTCCCCTTCCTCTATTTTCTGGTGATGAACGTCGATTACCGTCGGCGGCGGATCCTCACCTATCTCAATCCCTGGGAAGACCCCATGGATGCCGGCTTCCAGATCATCCAGAGCTGGATCGCCTTCGGCACCGGCGGCTTTTTCGGCAACGGCCTCGGCGAGGGGAAGCAGAAGCTTTTCTTTCTCCCCGAGGCGCATACCGACTTCATCTTCTCCGTCGTCGGCGAAGAGCTCGGCTTTGCCGGTGTTCTGGTCGTGACGGCGATGTTTCTGATGCTGGTGATGCGGGGGATTCGTACCTCCCTCGCCGCTCCCGACGACTTCGGACGTTACCTGGCCTTCGGCGTGACCCTGCTCATCGGGCTGCAGGCGTTCGTCAACGTGGCGGTGGTCATGGGACTTCTGCCGACCAAGGGCCTGGCCCTGCCCTTTTTATCCTACGGCGGAACCAGTCTTCTCACGACGCTTTTGGCGGTGGGGATTCTCCTCAACATCTCCCGTCACGGGGAAGGAGAAGTGCAATGA
- a CDS encoding UDP-N-acetylmuramoyl-L-alanyl-D-glutamate--2,6-diaminopimelate ligase, translated as MTISALIENLKGCLLKGAPDTEVTGLHYDSRTVEPGGAFFALRGQALDGHRFIDQALERGAKTIFLEKERELPPGVATVVVDDCRQVMAQVAAAFFGDPTADIPVVGVTGTNGKTTVTYLVEAILRAAGHRPAVFGTINYRFADQILSSLHTTPEAIDMLRGVAGFRRQGADALVMEVSSHALEQHRVSGVHFKVGVFTNLTPEHLDYHGNMDDYFASKTRLFTELLQKEGAVVNVEDPYGARLAGLLLSPLTCGSSADCAIYPLDVKTTLEGTSGTVDTPCGTVSFSSPLLGAFNLQNLLCAIGAGVALGLSAEVIGRGLSEAPQVPGRLERVDNGRGVMALVDYAHTGDALDKVLVTLAALAPRRMITVFGCGGDRDRSKRPVMGEIASRRSDLAVVTSDNPRTEDPDAIIAEVCAGVARVHRRPLTRAEAASGAKGYIVIPDRREAIAFAADVSRGGDLLLVAGKGHEDYQILGRERIHFDDREELSRALARVETTP; from the coding sequence ATGACGATTTCAGCGCTAATCGAGAATCTGAAGGGATGCCTTCTCAAGGGCGCCCCGGACACCGAAGTCACGGGATTGCACTATGATTCCCGGACGGTGGAGCCGGGGGGTGCCTTTTTTGCGTTGCGCGGCCAGGCCCTCGACGGCCACCGTTTCATCGACCAGGCGCTGGAGCGGGGCGCGAAAACGATCTTCTTGGAAAAAGAGCGGGAACTCCCCCCGGGCGTGGCGACCGTGGTGGTCGACGACTGCCGCCAGGTCATGGCCCAGGTGGCGGCGGCCTTTTTCGGCGATCCGACCGCCGACATCCCCGTGGTCGGGGTGACGGGGACCAACGGCAAGACCACCGTCACCTATCTGGTGGAGGCGATTCTGCGCGCCGCGGGGCATCGCCCGGCAGTCTTCGGGACGATCAACTACCGTTTCGCCGACCAGATCCTCTCTTCCCTCCACACCACCCCGGAGGCCATCGACATGCTGCGGGGTGTGGCCGGCTTTCGCCGGCAGGGCGCCGACGCCCTGGTCATGGAGGTTTCCTCCCATGCCCTGGAGCAGCACCGGGTGAGCGGGGTTCATTTTAAGGTCGGTGTTTTCACCAATCTGACGCCCGAGCATCTCGATTACCATGGAAACATGGACGACTATTTTGCCAGCAAGACCCGCCTCTTTACCGAACTCCTGCAGAAAGAGGGGGCGGTGGTCAACGTCGAGGATCCCTACGGCGCGCGCCTGGCCGGCCTCCTTCTGTCGCCCCTCACCTGCGGCAGCTCGGCCGACTGCGCCATTTACCCTTTGGATGTGAAGACCACCCTCGAGGGGACTTCCGGCACCGTGGACACCCCCTGCGGGACGGTCTCCTTCTCCTCCCCCCTTCTCGGGGCCTTCAACCTCCAGAACCTCCTCTGCGCCATCGGCGCCGGGGTGGCCCTGGGACTTTCTGCCGAGGTGATCGGCCGCGGTCTTTCCGAAGCCCCCCAGGTTCCCGGGCGCCTCGAGCGGGTGGACAACGGCCGGGGCGTCATGGCGCTGGTCGACTACGCCCACACCGGCGATGCCCTGGACAAGGTGCTGGTCACCCTGGCGGCTCTGGCGCCGCGGCGGATGATTACCGTCTTCGGCTGCGGCGGCGACCGGGACCGCAGCAAACGGCCGGTCATGGGGGAAATCGCCTCCCGCCGCAGCGATCTGGCCGTGGTCACCTCCGACAATCCGCGCACCGAAGATCCGGACGCCATCATCGCCGAAGTCTGCGCCGGCGTCGCCCGGGTGCACCGGCGCCCCCTCACCAGGGCGGAAGCCGCCTCCGGGGCCAAAGGGTATATCGTCATTCCCGACCGTCGTGAGGCCATCGCCTTTGCCGCCGACGTCAGCCGCGGCGGGGATCTCCTGCTGGTGGCGGGGAAGGGGCACGAGGACTACCAGATCCTTGGCCGTGAACGCATTCATTTTGACGACCGTGAGGAACTGAGCCGGGCCCTGGCCCGGGTGGAGACGACTCCGTGA
- the murC gene encoding UDP-N-acetylmuramate--L-alanine ligase, with the protein MYGRIRKIHFVGIGGIGMSGIAEVLLNLGYGVSGSDLRETEITRRLESFGGQIAYGHRAENVEGVDVVVTSTAVKADNPEVLEAHRKLIPVIPRAEMLAELMRMKYGIAVAGTHGKTTTTSMVATVLSHGGIDPTVVIGGRLDSIGSNAKLGQGKFLVAEADESDGSFLKLSPTIAVVTNVDADHLDFYRDLQHIKETFVDFINKVPFFGLAVLCLDDPNIQAFIPEVRKRFVTYGLAAQADFHATEIAHSQGHTAFTVHHQGTVLGRITIGMPGQHNVLNALAAVAVAMELGLPFATIAEGFQDFGGVNRRFQIKYDEGEIMVVDDYGHHPAEIKATLAAARAGWDRRVVAIFQPHRYSRTAALFDEFLTAFYQADHLVVMDIYAAGEEPIPGADAQALAEGVTGHGHKDVHYIAERDAVVAHLTAQLRPGDIVITLGAGNVWQVGEALIGRLREKG; encoded by the coding sequence ATGTACGGACGCATCCGCAAAATACATTTTGTCGGCATCGGCGGTATCGGCATGAGCGGCATCGCCGAGGTCCTGCTCAACCTGGGGTACGGGGTCTCCGGTTCCGACCTGCGCGAAACGGAGATCACCCGGCGTCTGGAAAGCTTCGGCGGCCAGATTGCCTACGGCCATCGCGCCGAGAACGTGGAAGGGGTCGATGTGGTCGTCACCTCGACGGCGGTGAAGGCCGACAACCCCGAGGTCCTCGAAGCCCATCGTAAGTTGATCCCGGTCATCCCCCGGGCCGAGATGCTGGCCGAACTGATGCGTATGAAGTACGGAATCGCCGTCGCCGGCACCCACGGCAAGACCACCACCACCAGCATGGTGGCGACCGTCCTTTCCCACGGGGGGATCGATCCGACGGTGGTCATCGGGGGCCGACTCGATTCCATCGGCTCCAACGCCAAACTCGGCCAGGGGAAATTCCTCGTCGCCGAGGCCGACGAATCGGACGGGTCGTTTCTCAAGCTCTCTCCGACCATCGCCGTGGTGACAAACGTCGATGCCGACCATCTCGACTTTTACCGCGATCTCCAACATATCAAGGAGACCTTCGTCGACTTCATCAACAAGGTCCCCTTCTTCGGCCTGGCCGTCCTCTGTCTCGACGATCCCAACATCCAGGCCTTCATCCCCGAGGTCCGCAAGCGATTCGTCACCTATGGGCTTGCCGCCCAGGCCGACTTTCACGCCACCGAGATTGCCCACAGCCAGGGGCACACGGCCTTCACCGTCCATCACCAGGGGACCGTTCTCGGCCGCATCACCATCGGGATGCCGGGACAGCACAATGTGCTCAACGCCCTGGCCGCCGTGGCCGTCGCCATGGAACTGGGACTTCCCTTTGCGACCATCGCCGAAGGATTCCAGGATTTCGGCGGCGTGAACCGCCGCTTTCAAATCAAATACGACGAAGGCGAGATCATGGTCGTCGACGACTACGGCCATCACCCCGCCGAAATCAAGGCGACCCTCGCCGCGGCCCGGGCCGGCTGGGACCGGCGGGTGGTGGCGATCTTCCAGCCTCATCGTTACAGCCGCACTGCGGCGCTCTTCGACGAGTTTCTCACCGCCTTCTATCAGGCCGATCACCTGGTGGTCATGGATATCTACGCCGCCGGCGAGGAACCGATCCCCGGGGCGGACGCCCAGGCCCTCGCCGAAGGTGTCACCGGACACGGGCACAAGGACGTGCATTACATCGCCGAGCGCGATGCAGTTGTCGCTCATCTGACGGCGCAGTTGCGACCCGGCGATATCGTCATCACCCTCGGCGCCGGCAACGTCTGGCAGGTAGGGGAAGCGCTCATCGGCCGTCTCAGGGAAAAAGGGTAG
- the mraY gene encoding phospho-N-acetylmuramoyl-pentapeptide-transferase — protein sequence MLYHLLYPLHTDFSVLYVFRFITFRAIYATITALVISFVLGPWLIAKLSRLQIGQTIRKVGPESHFKKEGTPTMGGMLIVLAIVLPTLLWADLRNLYVWVTLFVTVGFGAVGFVDDYRKVKKKNSEGLSARKKMLWLVLISLVAGVVLYLYPPFQTTLSVPFFKGVRPALGMLYVPFAMLVIVGAGNAVNLTDGLDGLAIGPMIIASGTYLVFAYLAGNARLSEYLQISSVQGAGELAVLCGAMIGAGLGFLWFNSYPAQVFMGDVGSLSLGGALGTIAVVTKQEIVLIIVGGIFVVEALSVIFQVTSFRLYGKRIFRMAPIHHHFELKGWPEPKIIVRFWIISIILALVALSTLKLR from the coding sequence ATGCTGTATCATCTGCTCTATCCGTTGCACACAGATTTTTCCGTCCTGTACGTCTTCAGGTTCATCACCTTCAGGGCGATCTATGCGACGATAACGGCATTGGTGATCTCCTTTGTCCTCGGCCCCTGGCTCATCGCCAAGCTCTCCAGGCTGCAGATCGGCCAGACGATCCGCAAGGTCGGACCCGAGTCCCACTTCAAGAAGGAAGGGACGCCGACCATGGGGGGGATGCTCATTGTCCTCGCCATCGTTCTGCCGACGCTCCTCTGGGCCGACCTCCGCAACCTCTACGTCTGGGTCACCCTTTTCGTGACCGTCGGCTTCGGCGCCGTCGGTTTCGTCGACGATTACCGCAAGGTCAAGAAAAAAAACAGTGAAGGCCTCTCGGCACGGAAGAAGATGCTGTGGCTGGTCCTCATCTCTCTGGTGGCCGGGGTCGTTCTCTACCTCTATCCGCCCTTTCAGACCACCCTGTCGGTCCCTTTCTTCAAGGGGGTGCGTCCGGCGCTGGGGATGCTCTATGTCCCCTTCGCCATGCTGGTGATCGTCGGCGCCGGAAATGCCGTCAATCTCACCGACGGCCTCGACGGCCTGGCCATCGGTCCGATGATCATCGCCTCGGGGACCTACCTCGTCTTCGCCTACCTGGCCGGCAACGCCCGCCTCTCCGAGTACCTGCAGATCAGCAGCGTCCAGGGAGCCGGCGAGTTGGCGGTGCTCTGCGGGGCGATGATCGGGGCGGGGCTCGGTTTTCTCTGGTTCAACTCCTACCCGGCCCAGGTCTTCATGGGGGATGTGGGGAGTCTCTCTCTCGGCGGGGCCCTCGGGACGATCGCGGTGGTCACCAAGCAGGAAATCGTTCTGATCATCGTCGGCGGCATCTTCGTCGTCGAGGCCCTGTCGGTCATTTTCCAGGTGACCTCCTTTCGCCTCTACGGCAAGAGGATTTTTCGCATGGCGCCGATCCACCATCATTTCGAACTCAAGGGATGGCCGGAGCCGAAGATCATCGTACGCTTCTGGATCATCAGTATCATTCTGGCCCTGGTGGCCCTGTCGACGCTTAAATTGAGGTAG
- a CDS encoding UDP-N-acetylmuramoyl-tripeptide--D-alanyl-D-alanine ligase — translation MKLEIQKIAAYTGGKILPPGARGTVTGISTDSRSVGAGDLFVALRGGNFDGHDFLIQAARRGAAACLCEEVVAGFPLPVVRVADTLTALGDLAAGVRTALTGPLAAVTGSSGKTTTKEMLAAILALTGPGLKTEGNFNNLIGLPLTLLRLEPAHGWAVLEMGMSARGEIARLAAIAQPTIGIITNVGEAHLETLHGLDGVARAKGELFAALPAGGTAVINADDQRVAGLPVANGARRILFGVSKDAEVRAEAIEVGGKAVSFRLILPEGTYAVRLPVTGRHNVSNALAAAAAALAIGVAGEIIARGLGSFCPCQGRMELVSLPGDVRMIEDTYNANPLSVKAALQTLDEMGGAGRRIAVLGDMLELGSAAADLHCEVGAEAARRCDLLILLGSHAADVARGALKGGLDAKKVFLATNHGEAVALVRGMLQPGDRILVKGSRGMKMETVCAALRGDDGQLAANHS, via the coding sequence GTGAAACTCGAAATACAGAAGATAGCCGCCTACACCGGCGGCAAAATCCTCCCCCCCGGCGCCAGAGGCACGGTCACCGGCATCTCCACCGACAGTCGGAGTGTGGGAGCCGGGGACCTCTTTGTCGCACTGCGCGGCGGCAATTTCGACGGTCATGATTTCCTGATCCAGGCGGCGCGGCGTGGCGCCGCGGCCTGCCTCTGCGAAGAGGTCGTGGCAGGTTTTCCCCTGCCGGTAGTGCGGGTCGCCGACACCCTGACCGCCCTCGGCGACCTGGCTGCCGGGGTCCGGACCGCCCTGACGGGACCGCTGGCCGCCGTCACCGGCTCCTCGGGGAAGACCACCACCAAGGAGATGCTGGCTGCAATCCTCGCCCTCACCGGGCCGGGTCTCAAAACCGAAGGGAACTTCAATAATCTGATCGGTCTCCCCCTCACCCTGTTGCGCCTCGAACCCGCGCACGGCTGGGCCGTGTTGGAGATGGGGATGAGCGCCCGGGGAGAAATCGCCCGCCTGGCCGCCATCGCCCAACCGACCATCGGGATCATCACCAACGTCGGCGAGGCCCATCTCGAGACCCTTCACGGCCTCGACGGCGTCGCCCGGGCCAAGGGAGAGCTCTTTGCGGCCCTCCCCGCCGGCGGAACCGCGGTGATCAATGCCGATGACCAGCGGGTGGCGGGACTCCCCGTGGCCAACGGCGCGCGGCGGATCCTCTTCGGCGTCTCCAAAGACGCCGAAGTGCGCGCCGAGGCCATCGAAGTCGGCGGCAAAGCGGTTTCCTTTCGGCTGATTCTCCCCGAGGGAACCTACGCGGTCCGGCTGCCGGTGACCGGACGCCACAATGTCAGCAACGCCCTGGCCGCCGCCGCTGCCGCCCTGGCCATCGGCGTCGCCGGGGAGATCATCGCCCGCGGGCTCGGCTCCTTTTGCCCCTGTCAGGGTCGGATGGAGCTGGTTTCCCTGCCTGGCGACGTCAGGATGATCGAGGACACCTACAACGCCAATCCCCTCTCGGTCAAGGCCGCCCTGCAGACCCTCGACGAGATGGGAGGAGCGGGACGGCGCATCGCCGTTCTCGGCGATATGCTCGAACTCGGCAGCGCCGCCGCCGACCTCCACTGCGAAGTCGGGGCGGAGGCCGCCCGCCGCTGCGACCTGCTCATTCTTCTCGGCTCTCACGCCGCCGACGTGGCCCGGGGCGCCCTCAAGGGGGGTCTGGATGCGAAGAAGGTCTTCCTGGCAACAAACCACGGCGAGGCGGTGGCCCTGGTGCGGGGGATGCTGCAGCCCGGCGACCGGATTCTGGTCAAAGGGTCCCGGGGCATGAAAATGGAAACCGTCTGTGCCGCTCTGCGCGGCGACGACGGGCAACTGGCAGCGAACCATTCTTAG